TGGAGAAGACTGAATTTACGGTCACGCTGAAGAGTTCCGGTGACAAAAAGATCCAGGTGATCAAAGTGGTCCGCGCCCTTACGGGATTGGGCCTCAAGGAGGCCAAGGATCTGGTGGACGGCGCTCCCAAGGTCGTCAAAGACGGCGTCAACAAAGAAGATGCCGCCAAGATGAAGGCGGAGCTCGAAAAGGAAGGCGCAACGGTCGACGTTTCGTAAGGCCGGAGCCCCTTCTGACGATTCGGATCAACCAAGTTCATCGATCGCTTACCGCCCGCCGGGCGGGGGGTGATCGTGTTGTCTTTGCGGAATAAGGAGAGATCGATGGGATCGCTTTCAAGCCACATGTACCGTCAGCGGAAGAATTTTTCGAAAATCAAACAGGTCGTCGACATCCCGAACCTGATCGATATCCAGCGGCAATCGTACGAGAACTTTCTGCAGTCGGACGTCGCCGAACAGGAAAGAAAAGACATCGGCCTCCAGGCGGTGTTCAAGTCGGTTTTCCCGATCAAGGATTTCAACGAGACCGCGTCGCTGGAGTTCGTGTCATTCAAACTCGACACGCCGAAATATGACGTCGAGGAGTGCCATCAACGGGGCATGACGTACGCCGGACCGCTTAAAGTAGTCGTGCGCCTGGTGGTTTGGGATACCTCCGAAGGCGCAAGCCCGCAGTCGATCCGGGACGTCAAGGAGCAGGAAGTTTACTTCGGTGAAATTCCGCTCATGACGGCCAACGGGACCTTCATCATTAACGGGACCGAGCGCGTCGTGGTAAGCCAACTTCATCGCTCGCCGGGCGCCTTCTTTGATTCCAGCAAGGACAAAACGGGGAAGAGCACGGTTCAGTTTTCGGCCCGGATGATTCCCTACCGCGGCTCCTGGCTCGATTTCGAGCTGGATCACCGCGACATGGTGTATGTCCGCATCGACCGGCGACGGAAGCTTCCCGCCACGGTCCTTCTTCGCGCGCTGGGGTACAACGACGAAGAAATTCTGAACTTTTTCTATCAGGCCGAAGACATCAAAATCGGCGCCAAAGGCGTTCTTTCCAAGAACGTCATTCTGGATCTCTTGCCGGGACAGAGAGCCTGTCGGGACATCAAACATCCCAAGAACGATGAAATTTTGGTGAAAAAGAACCGAAAGTTCACCAAGTTTTCCGTTCGAAAACTGGAAGAGGCGGGGCTGAAAGAGATTCCGACGGTTCTCGAAGACATTATCGGTCGGGCCGCGGCCCATGACATCGGGGACCCCAAGACGGGCGAAGTCCTCCTCGAGGTCAATAAGCCGCTCACCGAGGAAGCCTTCGAAGAAATGGTCAAGCGGAACGTAAAGA
The nucleotide sequence above comes from Bdellovibrionota bacterium. Encoded proteins:
- the rplL gene encoding 50S ribosomal protein L7/L12 gives rise to the protein EKTEFTVTLKSSGDKKIQVIKVVRALTGLGLKEAKDLVDGAPKVVKDGVNKEDAAKMKAELEKEGATVDVS